The following are encoded together in the Oncorhynchus masou masou isolate Uvic2021 chromosome 5, UVic_Omas_1.1, whole genome shotgun sequence genome:
- the LOC135536556 gene encoding small ribosomal subunit protein uS8 → MVRMNVLADALKSINNAEKRGKRQVLIRPCSKVIVRFLTVMMKHGYIGEFEIIDDHRAGKIVVNLTGRLNKCGVISPRFDLQLKDLEKWQNNLLPSRQFGYIVLTTSAGIMDHEEARRKHTGGKILGFFF, encoded by the exons ATGGTGCGCATGAACGTTCTTGCGGATGCGCTCAAAAGCATCAACAATGCTGAGAAACGTGGGAAACGCCAGGTTCTGATCCGGCCGTGTTCGAAGGTCATTGTACGTTTCCTGACCGTCATGATGAAGCACG GTTACATTGGTGAGTTTGAGATCATCGACGACCACAGAGCTGGGAAAATAGTCGTCAATCTCACTGGCAGGCTGAACAAG TGTGGTGTGATCAGCCCTCGTTTTGACCTCCAgttgaaggatctggagaaatGGCAGAACAACCTCCTGCCCTCAAGACAGTTCGG ATACATTGTGCTGACCACCTCAGCTGGCATCATGGACCATGAAGAAGCCAGACGAAAACACACAGGAGGGAAAATTCTTGGATTCTTTTTCTAA